A genomic window from Candidatus Saccharibacteria bacterium includes:
- a CDS encoding PAS domain-containing protein, whose amino-acid sequence MVGKKIISLTMLAIGYLIAAALTLSNEVPTWIASIIWLVILTITGSMLAHHDHTKQTMKSQSSDQLKTQIRVERQRMETIINSINDVIMHVSTRGNVKLYNAAALALLDTNQDINGKNVDDLLHLIDENGDKIMLSEFIRDSKVFRERNDLCHQYTDGQKINVFLSISPVRGIFDATKARSSITGFILIMRDITKQKSLDDERDEFISVVSHELRTPVAITEGTLSNLEFILAKNNADKTLVDNVKQAHQQVLFLSQMVNDLSTLSRAQRGVNMEPELIDLKLFIGELYNKYLPEAKTHQLSFDIDSTATGTVSVARMAIEEIMQNLITNAIKYTREGGVVIGIRKVSGEHAVEFFVRDTGIGISKSDQAHVFQRFWRSEDYRTRETNGTGLGLHVVEQLAATIHTQIELKSRLNHGSTFSFKLPLTDQTKTE is encoded by the coding sequence ATGGTGGGAAAGAAAATAATATCACTAACTATGCTCGCAATCGGCTATCTTATCGCCGCCGCCTTGACGCTGTCAAACGAAGTTCCGACCTGGATAGCTAGCATAATCTGGCTCGTTATTTTGACGATTACTGGGTCCATGTTGGCTCATCACGATCACACTAAACAAACCATGAAAAGCCAGTCTAGCGACCAACTCAAAACCCAGATAAGGGTCGAACGTCAGCGCATGGAAACCATCATCAACAGCATCAACGACGTTATCATGCATGTCAGCACCAGAGGAAACGTCAAGCTCTACAACGCGGCGGCGCTGGCCTTGCTTGACACGAACCAAGATATTAACGGTAAAAATGTCGACGATTTGCTGCATCTCATCGATGAAAACGGCGACAAGATCATGCTATCGGAATTTATCAGGGATAGCAAAGTCTTTCGCGAGCGTAACGACCTCTGTCATCAATATACCGATGGGCAAAAGATCAACGTTTTTCTATCAATTTCGCCAGTTCGCGGCATATTTGATGCTACCAAGGCTCGCTCCTCGATCACGGGCTTCATCCTCATCATGCGCGATATCACCAAACAAAAATCACTCGACGACGAACGCGACGAGTTCATTTCCGTTGTCAGCCACGAGCTACGTACGCCTGTCGCTATCACCGAAGGCACATTATCAAATCTAGAGTTTATATTGGCGAAAAATAATGCCGATAAAACACTAGTCGATAACGTCAAGCAAGCTCACCAACAGGTTTTGTTCTTGTCTCAAATGGTTAACGACCTATCGACGCTCAGCCGCGCCCAACGCGGTGTCAATATGGAGCCAGAATTGATCGATCTAAAGCTATTTATTGGCGAATTATACAACAAATATTTGCCCGAAGCGAAAACACATCAATTATCATTTGACATTGATAGCACCGCTACTGGCACTGTCTCGGTAGCGCGTATGGCCATAGAGGAAATCATGCAAAATCTGATCACCAACGCCATTAAATACACCAGAGAAGGCGGAGTGGTGATCGGTATCCGCAAAGTGAGCGGTGAGCATGCAGTTGAATTTTTTGTCCGTGACACTGGTATCGGCATCAGCAAGAGCGACCAAGCTCACGTTTTTCAGCGATTCTGGCGTAGTGAAGATTACAGAACACGCGAAACGAACGGTACTGGCCTCGGTCTTCACGTCGTCGAGCAGCTAGCCGCCACTATTCACACGCAAATCGAACTCAAATCACGCCTCAACCACGGCTCGACGTTTAGCTTCAAGCTGCCGTTAACAGATCAAACTAAAACTGAATAA
- the rplK gene encoding 50S ribosomal protein L11, which yields MAKKIIGNLKLRIPAGRATAGPPVGSTLGQWGLNMMDFINPFNDATKDLMGKDVIVHIQVYEDRTFTWNSLGQPVDDMIREKAGIKKGSGKPHTDKVGKITRAQAEEIAQAKMDQLNANDLDAAVKVVAGTARSMGVELVD from the coding sequence ATGGCAAAGAAAATAATTGGTAATCTAAAACTACGTATTCCAGCTGGTCGTGCAACGGCCGGTCCTCCTGTTGGTTCAACGCTCGGTCAGTGGGGCCTCAATATGATGGATTTCATCAATCCATTCAACGACGCCACCAAAGATCTGATGGGTAAAGACGTTATCGTTCACATTCAGGTCTACGAAGATCGTACTTTCACCTGGAACAGCCTCGGTCAGCCAGTTGACGATATGATTCGCGAAAAAGCTGGTATCAAAAAGGGTAGCGGCAAGCCTCACACTGACAAAGTTGGCAAAATCACTCGTGCTCAGGCCGAGGAAATTGCCCAGGCAAAAATGGATCAGTTAAACGCTAACGACCTCGACGCCGCCGTCAAAGTTGTAGCAGGCACAGCTCGTTCGATGGGTGTCGAACTAGTCGACTAA
- the dcd gene encoding dCTP deaminase, producing the protein MGVYSNTDIKEALRDGTIVCTPLHDAAIAEASLDVTLGYHFYKQEFRDDDRIYNPFDPSEVERYFKGPLIAKSHLEWVREKGINSFANIPDDHPIIVLAPGERILAHTHEFVGIRANGGACEIKSRSTWGRNGVAVCFDAGWIDPGYINRITLEIYNLNQHESVVLPVGERIAQIIFHHSDNVEGSYEQGRDGVSGKYQTSSNLDELIRDWRPEQMLPRAYKDNRTLPTVIDGLAEGLK; encoded by the coding sequence ATGGGAGTTTATAGCAATACTGATATCAAAGAGGCGCTTCGCGACGGCACAATTGTGTGTACGCCACTCCATGACGCCGCCATAGCCGAAGCCAGTCTAGACGTGACGCTCGGCTATCATTTTTACAAACAGGAATTTAGAGATGACGATCGGATTTATAATCCATTCGACCCATCAGAGGTAGAACGTTATTTCAAAGGTCCACTCATTGCCAAATCCCACCTAGAATGGGTGAGGGAAAAGGGCATCAACTCTTTTGCAAATATTCCTGATGATCATCCAATCATCGTACTGGCACCTGGCGAACGCATCCTAGCTCATACTCACGAATTTGTCGGTATCCGCGCAAATGGTGGCGCCTGCGAGATTAAATCGCGCTCAACCTGGGGTCGAAATGGCGTAGCGGTCTGTTTTGACGCCGGCTGGATCGATCCAGGCTATATCAACCGTATCACACTCGAAATCTACAACCTGAATCAGCACGAGAGCGTTGTTTTGCCAGTCGGCGAACGTATTGCCCAGATTATTTTCCATCACTCCGATAATGTCGAAGGCAGCTACGAACAAGGTCGCGACGGCGTCAGCGGCAAATACCAAACGAGTAGCAACCTCGACGAATTGATTCGCGATTGGCGCCCAGAGCAAATGCTGCCACGCGCCTACAAAGATAATCGAACCTTGCCAACTGTTATTGATGGACTTGCCGAAGGGCTAAAATGA
- a CDS encoding 50S ribosomal protein L1, whose protein sequence is MERRGKNYRKLAEKVDASKLYSLSEALKLAVETSATKFDGTVEIHARLGVDPRQSDQNIRSTVSLPNGTGKTVRVAAFVAEADAKAAKEAGADLVGEEAITGALDKENLDFDVLVATPQLMPKLGKYARLLGPRGLMPNPKSGTVSTNPSQAVKEAKAGKVEYRVDKQSIVHLGIGKVSFGAAKLEQNANVFLSSLNSVKPASLKGSYILSLAISTTMGPGIKVENV, encoded by the coding sequence ATCGAACGCCGCGGTAAAAACTACCGCAAACTAGCCGAGAAAGTCGACGCTAGCAAGCTCTACAGCCTATCTGAGGCCTTGAAACTTGCCGTCGAAACATCAGCTACCAAATTTGATGGTACGGTTGAAATCCATGCCCGACTCGGGGTTGATCCACGCCAGTCCGACCAAAATATCCGCTCGACCGTTAGCCTACCAAACGGCACCGGCAAAACCGTTCGTGTAGCTGCTTTTGTCGCTGAAGCTGACGCCAAAGCCGCCAAAGAGGCTGGTGCTGATCTCGTAGGCGAAGAAGCCATTACAGGCGCCCTAGACAAGGAAAACCTTGATTTCGACGTACTAGTCGCTACGCCACAACTGATGCCAAAACTCGGCAAATACGCACGATTGCTCGGACCACGCGGTTTGATGCCAAATCCAAAATCTGGTACCGTCTCGACCAACCCAAGCCAAGCCGTCAAAGAAGCCAAAGCCGGCAAAGTTGAATATCGTGTCGACAAACAGTCGATCGTTCACCTCGGCATCGGCAAAGTTTCGTTTGGCGCCGCTAAATTGGAGCAAAACGCTAACGTTTTCCTATCGAGTCTCAACTCGGTCAAACCAGCTAGTCTGAAAGGTTCATACATTCTCTCACTCGCCATTTCAACCACTATGGGTCCTGGCATCAAAGTAGAAAACGTATAA
- the secE gene encoding preprotein translocase subunit SecE, producing the protein MAKKDNNNEGSTVVRRVKASSDKGSSPTSSKSDDKQVVRKVSTAKPAKAAAKAPKKPVKKANQSAKSQSKKPVFILFRPFVALGRYFRDSWRELRQVRWTNRRATWALTLAVILFSLFFAVFIMLFDWLFNYLIQEVIL; encoded by the coding sequence GTGGCAAAGAAGGATAATAACAACGAAGGCTCGACCGTGGTTCGACGCGTCAAAGCCTCTAGCGACAAAGGCTCATCGCCTACATCGAGTAAATCAGACGACAAACAGGTCGTACGCAAGGTCAGCACAGCCAAACCGGCTAAAGCAGCGGCAAAAGCTCCGAAAAAGCCTGTCAAAAAGGCCAATCAATCTGCCAAATCTCAGTCTAAAAAACCAGTATTTATCCTATTTCGCCCCTTTGTCGCGCTAGGCCGTTATTTCCGCGACAGCTGGCGCGAGTTACGCCAGGTTCGCTGGACAAATCGCCGCGCGACCTGGGCACTAACCCTGGCCGTTATCCTATTTTCACTATTTTTCGCAGTCTTTATCATGTTATTTGACTGGCTATTCAACTATCTAATTCAGGAGGTGATACTGTAA
- a CDS encoding dihydrofolate reductase, translating into MKAIIVAMDRMNGIGADNDLLWQRDLPTDLQHFKYITAGGTVIMGRRTYASIGRALPGRENIVVTRTPFETDGIICVASLEEAYAKASRENIYIIGGGQIYTQALDDMDKLYITYVDAEFPNATVHFPQIAPEAWREVSRDHHDADEKNKYGYTFVEYEPIRG; encoded by the coding sequence ATGAAAGCAATCATCGTAGCTATGGACCGTATGAACGGGATTGGCGCTGATAATGATTTACTATGGCAGCGTGATTTACCGACCGATCTACAGCATTTTAAGTATATTACTGCTGGCGGGACGGTGATTATGGGCCGGAGAACCTACGCGTCAATCGGGCGTGCGCTACCCGGCCGTGAGAATATCGTCGTGACACGAACGCCGTTTGAGACTGATGGGATCATCTGCGTCGCCAGCCTCGAAGAGGCGTACGCTAAGGCTTCGCGCGAGAACATCTATATAATTGGCGGCGGGCAGATATACACGCAGGCGCTGGATGATATGGACAAGCTCTACATCACCTACGTTGATGCCGAATTCCCGAATGCCACCGTTCATTTCCCGCAGATCGCTCCTGAAGCCTGGCGTGAAGTATCGCGCGACCACCACGATGCGGACGAAAAGAATAAGTATGGTTACACCTTCGTCGAGTACGAGCCTATACGTGGCTAA
- a CDS encoding M48 family metallopeptidase, whose translation MDRLFSSLSATAKIIHDDEFGDIHIKRTKGATISVRPKTDGSLVASLPYFVPVREIQRLINANRDQLRIAKQKTSGDKTYRDGDLIGKSHRLHISTGPREIVKTRGLTIEITLRPDTPSVKASQLIKDGVAKALRKEAKAYLPRRLAYLAMQTGFRYDQVRFTHAKSRWGSCSSNGTISLNIMLMTLPNELIDYVLLHELTHTKYMNHSPDFWRALEEVCPDAKQKRRFIKRYSPYL comes from the coding sequence TTGGACCGTTTATTCAGTAGCCTGTCCGCTACCGCAAAAATTATCCACGACGATGAGTTCGGCGATATCCATATCAAGCGTACCAAAGGCGCCACGATCAGCGTTCGCCCTAAAACCGACGGTTCATTAGTCGCCAGTCTGCCATATTTTGTACCTGTCCGCGAAATCCAGCGTCTCATCAACGCCAATCGCGATCAGTTGCGAATTGCAAAACAGAAAACTTCTGGCGATAAAACGTATCGGGATGGGGACTTGATCGGCAAATCGCACCGTCTACACATCTCAACTGGGCCCCGAGAGATCGTCAAGACCAGAGGTCTCACCATTGAAATTACTCTCCGACCCGATACGCCGTCCGTCAAAGCTAGCCAGTTAATCAAAGACGGCGTTGCCAAGGCTCTGCGCAAAGAAGCCAAAGCGTATCTACCGCGCCGGCTGGCGTATCTGGCAATGCAAACTGGTTTTCGCTATGACCAGGTACGTTTCACGCACGCTAAATCACGCTGGGGTAGTTGTTCGTCAAACGGCACGATTTCGCTCAATATTATGCTGATGACCTTGCCAAACGAGCTGATAGATTACGTTTTGTTACATGAATTAACCCATACCAAATACATGAACCACAGCCCAGATTTTTGGCGAGCCCTAGAGGAGGTCTGTCCGGATGCCAAGCAAAAACGCCGTTTCATCAAACGCTACTCGCCTTATTTATAG
- a CDS encoding phosphatidate cytidylyltransferase, producing MATFFNGKTGRGLLLAVGLLVIVALGKMAVFALIAIIAMACAMELVSFAYRPSRLVKPGAELAVVTQAIITTLGITAAMFVVELQGLWLTMVIVAAVYLENAAAQIFGKRFGRTKLFPRHSPNKTAAGAAWGWVFGSVAGVVALALAWQFGGLGNQIMANWKQWLVILIIAPPFAEIGDWLESRLKRLFGVKDSGELVTASPSRIIRIIGLSAVFGRQGGALDKTDSLWFVMLVAYPTLAISWWVGVVVVLGVVAYIVGASMAETIRHR from the coding sequence GTGGCGACCTTTTTTAATGGCAAGACCGGCCGCGGGCTGTTGCTCGCAGTGGGTTTACTGGTCATCGTGGCCCTCGGCAAGATGGCGGTCTTCGCCCTCATTGCCATCATCGCGATGGCCTGCGCGATGGAGCTAGTCTCATTCGCATACAGGCCGAGTCGTTTGGTCAAGCCCGGCGCCGAGCTGGCCGTGGTGACCCAGGCTATTATCACGACTCTCGGTATCACCGCGGCCATGTTCGTAGTCGAGTTGCAAGGACTGTGGCTGACGATGGTGATCGTCGCCGCAGTCTATCTGGAAAATGCCGCTGCCCAGATCTTCGGCAAGCGGTTCGGCCGCACGAAGCTGTTTCCACGCCATTCACCGAACAAGACAGCTGCGGGTGCCGCCTGGGGCTGGGTCTTTGGCTCGGTCGCTGGTGTTGTGGCTCTGGCCTTGGCTTGGCAGTTCGGCGGCCTCGGTAACCAAATCATGGCCAACTGGAAACAGTGGCTCGTGATTCTCATCATCGCGCCGCCCTTTGCCGAAATCGGCGACTGGCTCGAGTCGCGCCTCAAGCGTCTCTTCGGGGTCAAGGACTCCGGTGAGCTCGTGACTGCCAGTCCGAGCCGGATTATCCGCATTATCGGCCTGAGTGCCGTATTCGGGCGGCAAGGTGGCGCGCTCGATAAGACGGACTCGTTGTGGTTCGTCATGCTTGTTGCCTATCCGACCCTCGCCATTAGCTGGTGGGTCGGGGTTGTGGTAGTACTGGGTGTCGTAGCCTACATCGTTGGCGCCAGCATGGCGGAGACGATACGCCACCGATAA
- the nusG gene encoding transcription termination/antitermination factor NusG translates to MTKVKRYDDTRAWYAIHTYAGYEEQVADQIKQRIEGVDMADKIFDVLVPKEKMIVIKNGKRKVVEQKIFQGYVLVEMKLSEAAWFIIRNTPGVTGFVGAGTSPTPVSSKEIAKIKKRMGVADPKHDIDLQIGEIVNITDGPFKGFDGSVSEIDPVKGKVKVLVSMFGRDTSVELDALQVKKV, encoded by the coding sequence ATGACAAAAGTTAAACGATACGATGACACGCGTGCTTGGTATGCGATCCATACCTACGCTGGTTACGAGGAGCAAGTCGCCGACCAGATCAAACAACGCATCGAAGGCGTTGATATGGCCGACAAGATCTTTGATGTTCTCGTGCCAAAGGAAAAAATGATCGTCATCAAAAATGGCAAACGCAAAGTCGTCGAGCAAAAGATTTTCCAGGGCTACGTGTTAGTTGAAATGAAGCTCAGCGAAGCCGCGTGGTTCATTATCCGCAACACTCCTGGCGTGACTGGCTTTGTCGGTGCTGGCACCAGCCCAACTCCAGTCTCATCCAAGGAAATCGCCAAAATCAAGAAACGTATGGGTGTGGCCGATCCAAAACACGATATCGATCTCCAGATCGGTGAAATTGTCAACATCACCGACGGTCCATTCAAAGGTTTTGATGGTAGTGTCAGTGAGATCGACCCTGTCAAAGGCAAAGTCAAAGTCCTCGTCAGTATGTTCGGTCGTGACACTAGTGTCGAGCTCGACGCTCTCCAGGTCAAAAAAGTTTAG
- a CDS encoding thymidylate synthase, translated as MKQYLALLQDIKDNGTVKTDRTGTGTKSVFGRQVRYNLADGFPAVTTKKLYFNSVVHELLWFLKGTGNIEYLAQNNVHIWDEWPFKAYLEKNHLPIPEVNSDEWKTQMKDFIQKIATDHDFAEKWGDLGPVYGVQWRKWPDGKGGDIDQIANVIDMIKNTPDSRRIIVSAWNVAEMPEIVHIGGLPPCHSLFQFNVANGKLDLHLYQRSADTFLGVPFNIASYSLLLAMIAQVTGLEQGEFVHTLADTHLYLNHMEQVDEQLSRTPRELPKLWLNPDIKNIDDFTFDDIKLENYGPYPPIKAPIAV; from the coding sequence ATGAAACAGTATTTAGCATTGCTGCAAGATATCAAGGACAACGGTACCGTCAAAACCGATCGCACCGGCACCGGCACAAAAAGTGTCTTTGGTCGCCAAGTTCGCTATAATCTCGCCGATGGTTTCCCGGCAGTCACCACCAAAAAGCTTTATTTTAACAGCGTGGTACACGAGCTGCTGTGGTTCCTAAAGGGCACCGGCAATATTGAATACCTGGCACAAAATAACGTTCATATTTGGGATGAATGGCCGTTCAAGGCGTATCTCGAGAAGAATCATCTGCCAATTCCTGAAGTGAACTCCGACGAGTGGAAGACACAGATGAAAGACTTCATCCAGAAGATCGCGACCGATCACGACTTTGCCGAAAAATGGGGCGACCTCGGCCCTGTTTACGGCGTGCAGTGGCGCAAATGGCCTGATGGTAAAGGCGGCGATATTGATCAGATTGCAAATGTCATTGACATGATCAAAAATACGCCAGACAGCCGCCGTATTATCGTTAGTGCCTGGAACGTTGCCGAAATGCCCGAAATCGTCCATATCGGCGGCCTGCCGCCATGTCACAGCCTCTTCCAGTTCAATGTTGCAAACGGCAAGCTCGACCTACATCTCTACCAGCGTAGCGCCGACACCTTCCTAGGCGTGCCGTTCAACATCGCCAGCTACTCGCTGCTCCTCGCTATGATCGCGCAGGTCACTGGGCTAGAACAAGGCGAATTCGTTCACACACTGGCCGATACGCATCTGTACCTGAACCACATGGAACAAGTCGATGAACAGCTCTCACGTACTCCGCGCGAACTACCCAAACTCTGGCTCAACCCTGACATTAAAAATATCGACGATTTTACCTTTGATGATATAAAACTCGAAAACTACGGCCCATACCCGCCGATCAAAGCGCCTATTGCCGTTTAG